A window of Phragmitibacter flavus contains these coding sequences:
- the lysS gene encoding lysine--tRNA ligase — MEAPEQTESELLQNRREKLNALQAQGVNAFGGRYDITHQPGALRKDFAVELEVKVAGRMTARRIMGKAAFFDLSDFTGRIQVYVNKKEIGDEAFAQLTELLDIGDWVGVEGKTFFTKTEEPSVHASSLTVLGKSLRPLPDKWHGVTDREIKYRQRYLDLISNEKSRELFVTRSLMVAEIRRFLQERGFLEVETPMMQDVPGGAAARPFETDFHALNQKMYLRIAPELFLKRLLVGGFTKVFELNRNFRNEGLSRRHNPEFTMLEAYWAFSDFEQMADMVETLVCHLAEKFCGGLIIEHKDDEGEVTRTIDLTRPWKRAPFKDLVRGVAGDDWFDKTTEQKKLHAREIGVEVSEHMADHEVSQQVFEKLIEEKSFNPVFVTHVPKELVPLAKENAVDGTVVDVYELIINGQEISPGYSELNDPIVQRERLEHQAGEETQKLDEEFLLALDYGMPPAGGIGIGIDRLVMMLTGAESIRDVILFPQLKKK, encoded by the coding sequence ATGGAAGCACCCGAGCAAACCGAATCCGAACTGCTGCAAAACCGCCGCGAGAAGTTGAACGCGTTGCAGGCCCAAGGCGTGAATGCCTTTGGCGGTCGTTACGACATCACCCATCAGCCCGGTGCCCTGCGAAAGGATTTTGCCGTGGAGCTCGAAGTCAAGGTGGCCGGTCGCATGACGGCACGACGCATCATGGGCAAGGCCGCGTTTTTCGATCTGTCGGATTTCACCGGTCGCATCCAGGTTTACGTGAACAAGAAAGAGATCGGCGATGAAGCCTTCGCGCAATTGACCGAGTTGCTCGACATTGGCGACTGGGTGGGCGTTGAAGGCAAAACGTTCTTCACCAAAACCGAAGAACCCTCCGTCCACGCTTCGTCGTTGACCGTGCTCGGAAAATCGCTGCGCCCCCTCCCCGACAAGTGGCACGGCGTGACCGATCGCGAAATCAAATATCGTCAGCGCTATTTGGATTTGATCAGCAACGAAAAGAGCCGCGAATTGTTCGTGACGCGCAGTCTGATGGTGGCGGAGATCCGTCGCTTTTTGCAGGAGCGCGGCTTTCTCGAAGTGGAAACGCCGATGATGCAGGACGTGCCAGGCGGAGCCGCCGCCCGGCCGTTTGAAACGGACTTCCATGCGTTGAACCAGAAAATGTATCTGCGCATCGCTCCAGAGTTGTTCCTGAAACGTCTTTTGGTGGGCGGCTTCACCAAAGTGTTTGAGCTGAACCGTAACTTCCGCAACGAAGGACTCAGTCGTCGCCACAATCCCGAGTTCACCATGCTGGAAGCCTATTGGGCGTTCAGCGACTTTGAACAAATGGCGGATATGGTCGAGACCCTGGTCTGCCATCTGGCCGAGAAGTTCTGTGGTGGATTGATCATTGAACACAAAGATGATGAAGGCGAAGTAACGCGCACCATCGATCTCACGCGTCCATGGAAACGCGCCCCGTTCAAGGATCTCGTGCGTGGTGTGGCCGGTGACGACTGGTTCGATAAAACCACCGAACAGAAAAAGCTTCACGCCCGTGAGATCGGCGTCGAAGTGAGCGAACACATGGCGGACCACGAAGTCTCGCAACAGGTGTTTGAAAAGCTGATTGAAGAGAAGAGTTTTAATCCGGTCTTCGTCACCCATGTGCCGAAAGAGCTGGTGCCGCTGGCGAAGGAAAATGCCGTGGATGGGACAGTGGTCGATGTCTATGAGCTAATCATCAACGGCCAGGAAATCTCACCGGGTTACAGCGAGTTGAACGATCCCATCGTGCAACGCGAGCGGCTTGAGCATCAGGCCGGGGAGGAGACCCAAAAGCTGGATGAAGAGTTTTTGTTGGCGCTCGACTACGGCATGCCTCCCGCAGGTGGCATCGGCATCGGCATCGACCGTCTGGTGATGATGCTGACCGGCGCCGAAAGCATCCGCGACGTCATCCTGTTCCCGCAGTTGAAGAAGAAGTAG
- the hydA gene encoding dihydropyrimidinase translates to MSLLIKNGEIITADSRYIADIYCEGDTVTRIDRNIEAPPGTEVIDATGKYIFPGFIDPHVHIYLPFMGTYAKDTYETASQAALLGGTTTLIEMACPARSDDTLEGFHTWLAQAEGRSACDFTFHMGVTKFEDQTEAQLREIVAAGISSFKIFLAYKGAFGIDDTELYRTLKLAAELGVIVTAHCENETLVTERCKELLAAGLTDPGQHHESRPPIVEAEGVHHLLTFAELTGAETYIVHLSCKEALANAIAARQRGVKVSVETLIQYLVLDKTYAELPDFEGAKYVMSPPLRDKTNQDILWNGLRDGLIQSVATDHAPFDFADQKHMGENDFTKIPNGIPSLEERIHLLYTHGVKSGRIDLHTMVAIASTNIAKLFGLFPRKGCIQPGADADLVIFDPNHSGTISAKTQHMNVDYSAFEGWPLHGRSDTVTVRGQVAVKNGKFVGNPTRGEFLKRPTRS, encoded by the coding sequence ATGTCTCTCCTCATCAAAAATGGCGAAATCATCACCGCCGACTCCCGTTACATCGCCGACATCTACTGCGAAGGTGACACCGTCACGCGAATCGACCGCAACATCGAGGCACCGCCAGGCACTGAAGTCATCGACGCCACCGGCAAATACATCTTCCCCGGTTTCATCGATCCACACGTTCATATCTACCTGCCCTTCATGGGCACCTACGCCAAGGACACCTACGAAACCGCCAGCCAGGCGGCTCTGCTCGGTGGCACCACCACCCTCATCGAAATGGCCTGTCCCGCCCGCAGCGATGACACCCTCGAAGGGTTCCACACCTGGCTCGCGCAGGCCGAAGGACGTTCCGCCTGCGACTTCACTTTTCACATGGGCGTCACCAAATTCGAAGACCAAACCGAAGCCCAACTGCGCGAAATCGTCGCTGCAGGCATCAGTTCGTTCAAAATCTTTCTGGCCTACAAAGGTGCTTTTGGCATCGACGACACCGAACTTTACCGCACCCTTAAGCTTGCCGCCGAACTCGGCGTCATCGTCACCGCCCATTGCGAGAACGAAACCCTCGTTACCGAGCGCTGCAAGGAGCTCCTCGCCGCCGGACTCACCGATCCCGGCCAGCACCACGAAAGCCGTCCGCCGATCGTCGAAGCCGAAGGGGTTCACCACCTCCTGACCTTCGCCGAACTCACCGGAGCCGAAACCTACATTGTCCACCTCAGTTGCAAAGAAGCCCTGGCCAATGCCATCGCTGCCCGGCAGCGTGGTGTGAAGGTCTCCGTCGAAACCCTCATCCAATACCTTGTCCTCGACAAAACCTACGCGGAACTCCCCGACTTCGAAGGCGCGAAATACGTCATGTCGCCGCCGCTTCGCGACAAAACCAACCAGGACATCCTCTGGAACGGTCTGCGCGACGGACTCATTCAATCCGTCGCCACCGACCACGCGCCCTTCGATTTTGCCGATCAAAAACACATGGGCGAGAACGACTTCACGAAAATCCCCAACGGCATTCCTTCCCTCGAAGAACGCATCCATCTTCTCTACACCCACGGCGTTAAATCGGGTCGCATCGACCTCCACACCATGGTCGCCATCGCCAGCACCAACATCGCCAAACTTTTCGGACTCTTTCCGAGGAAAGGTTGCATCCAACCCGGAGCCGACGCTGATCTTGTCATCTTTGATCCCAACCATTCCGGCACCATCTCCGCCAAAACCCAGCACATGAACGTCGACTACAGCGCTTTTGAAGGCTGGCCGCTTCATGGCCGATCCGACACTGTCACCGTGCGTGGTCAGGTCGCGGTGAAAAATGGCAAGTTCGTCGGCAATCCGACGCGTGGTGAATTCCTCAAACGACCCACCCGGAGCTGA
- a CDS encoding right-handed parallel beta-helix repeat-containing protein, with translation MSRHPTIRRLQSGFVVLVLGIGTLVFAENEQSVATYPNIQEALNANPEKRLFVPAGDHIITEKIVIRGTRSGLYGPGRIIQQRADQPIIEIRNSEDVEIRDLTLARSKDQAVTDHEAIVAIQCKGLVLENLRIIDNQTRSSAIKLRECNDSRISRCLVRNYMRLSIDDRTGSKDWGYAFNCTDGTGISVEYSVGTLIEGNRVIEDHLVPTPEIKEKHQLGKFVKKNAVKGGVTNQQTWDAEYTDAWQQGSAIIVTSPTSSDFTRIIGNHVENAAQGIDLHSDHVIVSNNVVTNAFIGMKAMHGSRNVLITGNQFTRNSLWAIGLMPGAGSNAGNFDGGSIIANNIISDFGHGDASWIWGEERSPFKFDTGQQPDDPPLTDVIIQGNLVHAIGKPRYQYTVIIAGGENTPRGLRFSNNLFHPGTQGISNTELPQGD, from the coding sequence ATGTCGCGCCATCCCACAATCCGCAGGCTGCAATCTGGATTCGTCGTGCTCGTGCTTGGCATCGGCACCCTGGTCTTTGCTGAAAACGAACAGTCGGTGGCCACCTATCCGAACATCCAGGAAGCGCTGAATGCGAATCCCGAGAAAAGACTTTTCGTTCCCGCTGGCGATCACATCATCACCGAAAAAATCGTCATCCGTGGCACCCGTTCAGGCCTCTACGGTCCGGGCCGCATCATTCAGCAACGCGCTGATCAACCCATCATCGAGATCCGCAACAGCGAAGACGTTGAAATCCGCGATCTCACCCTGGCACGTTCCAAGGACCAGGCCGTGACGGATCACGAGGCCATTGTCGCCATTCAATGCAAAGGTCTGGTGCTGGAGAATTTGCGGATCATCGACAATCAAACGCGCTCTTCCGCCATCAAGCTGCGCGAATGCAACGACAGCCGGATCAGTCGTTGTCTGGTGCGCAACTACATGAGGCTGTCCATCGATGATCGCACTGGGAGCAAGGATTGGGGTTACGCTTTCAACTGCACCGATGGCACCGGCATCAGTGTGGAATACAGCGTCGGAACCCTGATCGAAGGCAATCGCGTGATCGAAGATCACCTTGTTCCGACTCCGGAGATCAAGGAGAAACACCAACTCGGAAAGTTCGTGAAGAAGAACGCGGTGAAGGGGGGAGTGACAAATCAGCAAACCTGGGATGCGGAATACACCGATGCCTGGCAGCAGGGATCGGCGATCATTGTGACCTCGCCGACCAGCAGTGATTTCACCCGCATCATCGGCAATCATGTGGAGAATGCCGCTCAGGGAATTGACCTGCATAGCGATCATGTCATCGTGTCCAACAACGTCGTCACCAACGCGTTTATCGGCATGAAGGCCATGCACGGCTCCCGCAATGTGCTGATCACCGGCAATCAATTCACCCGCAACAGTCTCTGGGCCATCGGCTTGATGCCCGGAGCAGGTTCCAACGCCGGGAATTTCGATGGCGGGTCCATCATCGCGAACAACATCATCTCCGATTTTGGGCACGGCGACGCGAGCTGGATCTGGGGCGAGGAGCGTTCACCGTTCAAGTTCGACACCGGTCAGCAGCCCGATGATCCACCGCTTACCGACGTCATCATCCAGGGCAATCTGGTTCATGCCATCGGCAAACCGCGATACCAATACACCGTCATCATCGCGGGCGGAGAAAACACCCCGCGCGGATTGCGTTTTTCCAACAATCTCTTTCACCCCGGCACCCAGGGGATCTCCAATACCGAACTGCCTCAGGGAGATTGA